TAAAAAGTGCAATAAATCTAATAAATATTTCGGCCTGGATGGCCCTGCTATTCTCAGTTGTTTTATCGCTTATTATAAACTATTTGATTTAAATTCATCATGTTCTATTTGTATGGTATGATAAAATATAAACGTCGATTCTCCTGCTTTCTCATCAAGATGTATTACAATTAAAAACAAAACTTTTTTTCATATGACTTTTTGCAGTAAAATTAACATTATAACCAAGGTTAATTACTGGAAGGATGCCAATTATAATGAACTTATTTAAGCAAATAAAGACTTTTTACAAAAGGCTATATTCTGCAATTACACTCCTTACGGTAGTTCCCATGCCTGGATGGCAGTTAGATTTCACAAGGACAACTCATTATTTTCCCTGGGTTGGTGTGATTTTATCTTTTATATATTTGTTTTTGTTCTTGGTTTTAGATGGGCTTGTTTCTCCTTTTATGCTTGCTTTTTTACTGGTACTGTTAGATGGGTTTTTGACAGGTGGGCTTCATTTAGATGGTTTTTCTGATTGGATAGATGGTATATACAGCCGCAAAGAAGGCGATGATTTAAGAGCGGTTTTGAAAGATAGTAATATCGGAGCAATAGGAGCGGCAGGACTTGTTTTTCTGATATTAGGAAAAGTGATATTTTTAAGAGAAGTTTTAATTAG
The Natranaerofaba carboxydovora genome window above contains:
- a CDS encoding adenosylcobinamide-GDP ribazoletransferase — translated: MNLFKQIKTFYKRLYSAITLLTVVPMPGWQLDFTRTTHYFPWVGVILSFIYLFLFLVLDGLVSPFMLAFLLVLLDGFLTGGLHLDGFSDWIDGIYSRKEGDDLRAVLKDSNIGAIGAAGLVFLILGKVIFLREVLISEFSLVWILFFPWFARILMYLVIVSFPYPSGKKGLGQICQEDYSILGHLWAVLSGGVLLLALYFFFPENLTGTILTELIIAAVISGSLTYLFIKRLSIKLGGVNGDGYGACCEFSQVMVLLMGSFLI